TTTGGTTGATATTGATTCCGATGGAGATTTAGATCTTATGGTAGGATCCAGATGGAATCAAGCAGGTTTACTCAAATTAGATGATATCCATTTCTATAGAAATACCGGAACAGCTACCAGTCCTTTCTTTGCAAAAGACACGATCCCAGGACTTCAAGGACAACAAATTGGTGAATTTTCATCATTTGGATTTGGTGATTTAGACAATGATGGAGATTTAGATTTTACGGCTGGAGGTTCAGACTCTTGCACCTATTTTGAAAATGTCGGAACACCAACATCACCAAGTTTTGTAAGAGAGTTTGGTAGTTCTTCTCTTTTCCCTCCAACCCTATGGGTAGAAACAAGTTTCTTAGCTCCTACTCCTGACATGGAAGATTTTGACGGTGATGGTGATCTGGATATGTACTTTATGAACGAAGCCGGTTTTATCCGTTACATTCCTAATAATGGTACTGCTACTTCTCCAGACTTCGCTCCATACATTAGTTATCCTGCGCATTCATTTGATACTGTTGATTTTGGCGCATTTGGCGCCATGTGTTTTGAAGATATAACCGGTGATGGAATCAAGGATGTCATTGCCACGCATTGGAACCCTACCCGTTGGTATTGGTACAAGGGTGTTTCAAATGGTCCCAATCCAACGGTCACCATTGATTCTGCTATTTCTTGTAACGGACTTACAGATGCCGGGGTAACCATCACAAGCACGACCGGAGGAACTCCTCCATATACTTATTTATGGTCAACAGGCTCAACAGACACCACACTTACCGGATTAGCTCCTGGAACTTATACCGTAACAGTGACCGATAGTCTCTCAGCCACTGCTACAAAATCTATTGTCATCACTGAGCCTGCCTCATTAATTGCAGCAACGGTTATAGACTCCAATGTGACTTGTAACGGTTTCTCAAATGGTGGTGCAACAGCATCAGCCGTTGGGGGAACTACTCCTTACAACTTTGCCTGGTCAAATTCGGCAACTACAGTTTCTATTACTGGGGTTCTAGCAGGAACTTATTCGGTGACCATAACCGATGCAAATGGATGTACTGCTACAAATAGCAATACTATTACCGAACCTGCTGTTTTAATTGCATCAACCACGGTAGATTCAAATTCTACCGGAGGTTTAGCCAACGGTGGAACAACAGCTTCTGTAACCGGAGGAACCACACCTTACAATTATGCCTGGTCAAATGCAGCAACAACCGCAAGTATTACAGGTTTAGCCATGGGAACTTATACGGTAACCGTGACAGACAACAATAGTTGTACGGCTACAAGTTCTGCAACCATTAGTAGTATGTCTGCAAATACCGTTGTGGACTCCAATGTGACTTGTAACGGTTTTTCTGATGGAGGCGCCACAGCTTCTCCGTCCGGAGGAACAGCACCTTATAACTACGCCTGGTCTAACGGAGCAACAACCGCAAGCATTACAGGTGTTACAGCAAATACATATATGGTAACCATTACCGATAACAACGGCATAACTGCAACGAGCTCTGTAAACATTACAGAACCCTCTGGACTGTTGGTACAAGCAATTGTTGATTCAAATGTGACTTGTAACGGTTTCTCAAATGGTGGTGCATCTGCGGGTGCTTTATTAGGTACATTTCCTCACACTTATACATGGTCAAATGGCGCAACAACTCCTTCTATTACAGGAGTAACTGCAAATACGTATACGGTAACAGCAACAGACAACAATGGATGTACTGCAACAAATTCAGTCACCATTACGGAACCTGCTGGATTGATCTTACAGGCAATTGTTGATTCAAATGTAACATGTAATGGTTTTTCAGATGGTGGTGCATCTGCGGGGGCTTTATTAGGTACATTTCCTCACACCTACGCATGGTCAAATGGTGCGACAACCCCTTCTATTACAGGAGTAACTGCAAATACATATTCAGTAACCACAACAGACAATAACGGATGTACTGCTACAAATTCAGTCACCATTACGGAACCTGCAGGATTGATCTTACAGGCAATTGTTGATTCAAATGTAACGTGTAATGGTTTTTCAGATGGTGGTGCATCTGCAGGGGCTTTATTAGGTACATTTCCTCACACCTACACATGGTCAAATGGTGCGACAACCCCTTCTATTACAGGAGTAACCGCAAATACATATTCAGTAACCACAACAGACAACAATGGATGTACCGCTACAAATTCAGTCACCATTACAGAACCCACAGCTTTAATGGCTGCCACAGTTGTGGATAGCAATACAAGCTGTAATGGATTCTCTGATGGCGGAGCCTCTGCATCTGCTTCTGGTGGAACCACAACTTATAACTACCTATGGTCGAATGCGGCAACTAATGCGAGTATTACAGGTGTGATTGCTGGAACTTATACCATAACCGTTACTGATGCCAATGGTTGTACTTCAACCAGCTCTGCAACTATTACTGAACCTGCTGTACTTGTAGCCACTTCTATTGTAGACTCCAATGCTACATGTAATGGATTCGCAAATGGTGGTGCTACAGCTTCTGCTACTGGGGGAACTGCGCCATATAGCTATGAATGGAATAATACGGCAACTACAGCAAGTATTACAGGTATTTCTGCAGGCACCTATACCGTAACCATTACAGATGCGAATGGATGCACTTCTACAAGTTCAGCGACCGTTACCGAGCCATTAGATTTAGCATTCAACCTGACTATTAATTCACCGATCAGTTGTAATGGGGCAAATGATGCGATTGTTTCTTATGTAATTACCGGAGGAACTGCGCCATATTACAATATTTTCTCAGGAACAGATACCATGGCTACCATGGATACTGATACTGTTGGTCCTATAAATTTACCACAATATGTGATTTATGATGCCAATGGATGTTATGATACCACATCTGTACTTATTACAGAACCTACAGCTTTAGTCGCTGCAACTGTAGTTGATTCAAATGTAACTTGTAATGGATTCGCAAATGGCGGAATTACCGCTTCTGCTACTGGTGGAACCGGAGCATATACTTATGCCTGGTCGAATGCTGCGACTACTGTTTCTATCACTGGTGTGATCGCCAACACATATACCGTAACAGTCTCTGATGCAAATGGCTGCACCGATACCAGTTCTGCAACTATTACAGAACCTACAGTTTTAATGGCGACTTCTATAGTGGATTCTAACATAACTTGTAACGGATTATCTAACGGTGGTGCAAGTGCCTCAGCTACGGGTGGAACAACACCATATTCTTATGCATGGTCAAATACGGCCACCACTCCATCAATTACCGGAGTAAGTGCAGGTACTTACACAGTAACGGTAACCGATGCAAATGGGTGTACCGATTCTACTTCTGTCATCATCACTGAACCTGCGCTATTAGTCGCTTCTACCGTGGCAGATTCTAATGTCACTTGTTTCGGTGGCGCTGATGGTGGTGTAACTGCTTCTGCTTCTGGAGGTACTACAACTTATTCTTACTTGTGGAACACCGGTGCTGCTGCTGCATCTATTACCGGACTCATGGCAGGGACGTATACCGTGACTGTAACTGATGCAAATGGGTGTACAGATACCAGTTCTGCTATGGTCACTGAACCACCTCTTCTATCTGTTGATTTAGGTAACGATACTTCTGTTTGTTTTGGTGGATCATTAACTCTTGATCCTGGAGCTGGATTTGCTTCTTACTTATGGCAAGACAACTCTACTAATCAAACTTATAATGTGGATACCTCTACTCCTGGTGTGGCAGATTACTCTGTTACTGTTACAAATAATAACGGTTGTATTGGTATCGATACCATTAATGTAACCGTATTCCAGGCTACTGGGGTCGCTATATCTGGTGCAAATGATCTTTGTGCTTATGAAATCGATACTCTAATCGCTTCTTCCGGATTTGTATCTTACATCTGGAATACCAGTGCAACGACTTCGCAAATCATTGTGGATGCAAATAGTTTGTCTCCTGGTTCACAGAATTATTCTGTAACTGCTACGGATAGCAATGGTTGTGTATCTGATGATGCTGTTTCGTTCAATGTTCATAATCCTGTGGTGGTGGACTTAGGTCCGGATACTTCTATCGTTTGGGTTGATGGTGGAAATAACACTTATACTCTGGATGCTGGTGCGGGTTTCAACTCTTACTTATGGAGTGATTTAACCACAAACCAAACGCTTGATGTGACATTGACTAACATGGGAACTATTTCTGTTGTAGTCACTGATGGAAACGGATGTTACGGAGCGGATACTGTTTTTGTAGATTTCATCTTAGATGTTCCTACACTTGACAAAGCCTCTGTAAACATTTATCCGAATCCAGCTGCTGATTATTTAAACATTGACATGAAAGGTTTCAATGGTCAGGAAGTTCAGGTAATCATCACCGATATGGGTGGAAAACATGTGATCAACAACATCTTAAAAGTAAATGGAAATCAAACTTCTACTTTAGATGTTTCAAATCTCCCTACGGGTACTTATTTCATCCAAATCCAGGCTGAAAACCAAAAAGTAGTGAAACATATCGTGATTAGATAGGCATCGCATTATTTATAATCAAACAAGAAAAAGGTATCTATATAGATACCTTTTTCTGTTTCTAGATAATTTGAATCATTCACTTACATTTGAAATTCCTATGCACACATTCATTACATATTTCTCCGCAGTTATTTTGCTATTCTCTTTCGTAGGATGCAATGAAAGCACTCAAAAAAAACAAATTCAAGCACCTTCTACGCCTCAGATAAAACCGAAATTTCAGGCTTTATCTTCTGAAAAAACAAACATCCATTTCACCAATACCATTGTGAAAGAAACGGAGGAAATGAATTGCTTCAACTTCTTCAATATGTATAATGGCGGAGGGGTTGCAATTGGGGATATCAATAATGATGGGATGGCTGATATCTATTTTACCGGGAATCAGGTCGACAATAAACTTTATCTGAATATGGGTAATCTGACGTTCAAAGACATCACCTCAAAAGCACAGGTATCAGGTAAAAAAGAATGGACCACAGGAGTTACTATGGCCGATGTCAATGGTGATGGATGGTTGGATATTTATGTATGTCAATCCGGAGGGCAAAACTCTTCGGATATGAAAAACTTACTTTTCATCAATAATCAGGATCTTACATTTACGGAATCTGCTGAAAAATATGGTTTAGCAGATGCGGCAAGATCCAACCATGCCGCTTTTTTTGATTATGACCATGATGGAGATCTGGATATCTACATTTTAAATCACCCTATAGGGTTTGGAGATTACATTTCTACACGACTTCAAAAAGCAAAAAATCCATCTGATCTGGAAACCGATAAATTATTCAGAAATGACGGTAACCATTTTACAGAAGTGACCAATCAGGCAGGAATTCGAAACTACGGATTTGGCTTAAGTATTAGCCCTGCGGATTACAATAATGATGGGTGGATAGATTTGTTTATTGCCAACGATTATTCCGAACCTGATCATCTGTATATCAATAATGGAAACGGAACTTTTACGGATAGCATTCACCAGCAAATGAAACATATTTCCCAGTTTTCTATGGGAAGCAGTGCCAATGACATCAACAATGATGGCTTAACCGATCTTCTGGTTCTGGACATGATGGCCGAAGACAATAAACGGAAAAAGACCAATATGCAGGGGATGGATATTCAGGCCTTTTATACCAACTATGCTTTGGGCAGACACCTCCAATACATGCAAAATGTTTTACAACTCAACAGAGGAAATGGTCAATTTAGTGATATCGGGGAACTTGCTGGAGTTTCAAATACGGATTGGTCCTGGTCTCCATTAATTTGCGATTTGGATAATGACGGTTGGAAAGACATTTACATTACCAACGGAATCAAACGCGATTTAAGAAACAATGATTTCCAAAAATCAATCTCAAAGTATTCTTCCAAAGATATCATCCAACAATTTAAAGAACTTCAATCCCAAATGCCATCCGTACCTATTGACAACTATGTATATCAAAATAATCAGGACCTAACTTTTACGAAAAAAGAATCAAATTGGGGACTGAACTATAAAGGGTTTTCGAACGGTGCTGCCTACGCAGACTTCGATAACGATGGCGATTTGGATTTAGTAGTTAACAACATGGATACCGAAGCTTTGATTTTCGAAAACACTACAAAATCAACCAATTTCTTAAGAGTAAAACTTGAGGGGGCAGATTTAAATAAATGGGGTATCGGAGCAAAAATCACATTGATCACCGGTGACCACATGCAACATAATATATTGACCACCAATCACGGTTTTCTATCTTCTTCTGAACCTATTGCACACTTCGGACTGGGAAAAATTTCCAAAGTGGATTCTTTAATCATTGATTGGCCCAATTCAAAACAAAGCGTTTATGTAAATCCTAAAATCAATGGACTGCTCACCATTAAATATGAAGACATTCAAAATCCCAAAACACATTCGAATTCTGAGTTAAATTTTAGTTTCCAGGACATCATCTCAAAAAGTCAAATTGATTTTGTACATCAAGAAGAGTTTTACGAAGATTATGATCGTGAAATTCTTTTACCACATAGGTATTCTCAAAATGGTCCATTCATAACCGTGGGTGATGTGAACGGTGATGGACTAGAAGATTTCTTTGTGGGAGGAGCTTCCAAACAATCAGGTAAGCTCTTTATTCAAAAAGTCAATGGCTCATTTGTACAGGCTTCAAGTCAACCTTGGCAGCAACACAAAGATCAGGAAGATATGGGCGTCTCATTTATAGACATTGACAACGATCAGGATTTAGACCTATATGTAGCGAGCGGCAGTAATGAATGGCCTGAAAATAGTCCGATGTATCAAGATCGGATTTATGTGAATGACGGTCAGGGGAATTACCAACACGATCCAACCCTCCTTCCGGAAAACTTCACAAGTACTTCAGCCATTGCGGTCGCTGACTTTGATCAGGATGGAGATCAGGATATTTTTATAGGAGGTCGAATCACTCCCGGAAAGTATCCGTATACACCTAAAAGTTATTTACTCATTAATCAGAATGGAAAATTTACGGACCAAACGCAATCACTAGCACCCGAATTAAGTAATCTGGGAATGGTCACCGAAGCCATTTGGGCCGATTACGATCAGGATCAGGACTTAGACCTTGTGTTATCTGGTGAATGGATGCCGATTACTATCATGAAAAATGAATCCGGTAAACTTTCTAACATAACTCCAACAACTTCATTAAACAACTATACAGGTTGGTGGTACTCTATTGCAGTAGGTGATTTTGATAACGATGGCGACATGGACTTTATTGGAGGTAATTTAGGATTAAATTCCAAATATCAAACTCAGGATGGGCCGCTAGAAGTTTACGCTGGTGATTTGGACCACAACAACTCTCATGACATCATTTTAGGATATTACTCGGAAAATCAATGTTATCCTTTAAGAGGACGAACTTGTTCGTCACAACAAATGCCATCTATCTCCAAACGAATCCCTACATATGATGCATTTGGGAACTCCAGTTTATCAGATGTTTATGGAAAAGAATTAGATAATGCTTTCCATAAAAAAGTCAATTGGCTCGCGACTTCATATTTTGAAAATATGGGAAATGATTCGTTTGCAATTCATCAATTACCATCATTAGTGCAACTATCTGTCACTAACAAAATCATTCCATATGATTTAAATCGCGATGGAA
This genomic interval from bacterium SCSIO 12643 contains the following:
- a CDS encoding T9SS type A sorting domain-containing protein, with product MKLFRFRTAFLIGALIALSGNLAFSQITVTSQYWTAGWGPAGIGGPEPAGLDTAKLPLVPERFGSVAIGDLDGDGDMDFVSGSNRGRFFYFQNQGTVSNPVFIRTSGAIPSLDTIKIGVVQNTNEVRPHLVDIDSDGDLDLMVGSRWNQAGLLKLDDIHFYRNTGTATSPFFAKDTIPGLQGQQIGEFSSFGFGDLDNDGDLDFTAGGSDSCTYFENVGTPTSPSFVREFGSSSLFPPTLWVETSFLAPTPDMEDFDGDGDLDMYFMNEAGFIRYIPNNGTATSPDFAPYISYPAHSFDTVDFGAFGAMCFEDITGDGIKDVIATHWNPTRWYWYKGVSNGPNPTVTIDSAISCNGLTDAGVTITSTTGGTPPYTYLWSTGSTDTTLTGLAPGTYTVTVTDSLSATATKSIVITEPASLIAATVIDSNVTCNGFSNGGATASAVGGTTPYNFAWSNSATTVSITGVLAGTYSVTITDANGCTATNSNTITEPAVLIASTTVDSNSTGGLANGGTTASVTGGTTPYNYAWSNAATTASITGLAMGTYTVTVTDNNSCTATSSATISSMSANTVVDSNVTCNGFSDGGATASPSGGTAPYNYAWSNGATTASITGVTANTYMVTITDNNGITATSSVNITEPSGLLVQAIVDSNVTCNGFSNGGASAGALLGTFPHTYTWSNGATTPSITGVTANTYTVTATDNNGCTATNSVTITEPAGLILQAIVDSNVTCNGFSDGGASAGALLGTFPHTYAWSNGATTPSITGVTANTYSVTTTDNNGCTATNSVTITEPAGLILQAIVDSNVTCNGFSDGGASAGALLGTFPHTYTWSNGATTPSITGVTANTYSVTTTDNNGCTATNSVTITEPTALMAATVVDSNTSCNGFSDGGASASASGGTTTYNYLWSNAATNASITGVIAGTYTITVTDANGCTSTSSATITEPAVLVATSIVDSNATCNGFANGGATASATGGTAPYSYEWNNTATTASITGISAGTYTVTITDANGCTSTSSATVTEPLDLAFNLTINSPISCNGANDAIVSYVITGGTAPYYNIFSGTDTMATMDTDTVGPINLPQYVIYDANGCYDTTSVLITEPTALVAATVVDSNVTCNGFANGGITASATGGTGAYTYAWSNAATTVSITGVIANTYTVTVSDANGCTDTSSATITEPTVLMATSIVDSNITCNGLSNGGASASATGGTTPYSYAWSNTATTPSITGVSAGTYTVTVTDANGCTDSTSVIITEPALLVASTVADSNVTCFGGADGGVTASASGGTTTYSYLWNTGAAAASITGLMAGTYTVTVTDANGCTDTSSAMVTEPPLLSVDLGNDTSVCFGGSLTLDPGAGFASYLWQDNSTNQTYNVDTSTPGVADYSVTVTNNNGCIGIDTINVTVFQATGVAISGANDLCAYEIDTLIASSGFVSYIWNTSATTSQIIVDANSLSPGSQNYSVTATDSNGCVSDDAVSFNVHNPVVVDLGPDTSIVWVDGGNNTYTLDAGAGFNSYLWSDLTTNQTLDVTLTNMGTISVVVTDGNGCYGADTVFVDFILDVPTLDKASVNIYPNPAADYLNIDMKGFNGQEVQVIITDMGGKHVINNILKVNGNQTSTLDVSNLPTGTYFIQIQAENQKVVKHIVIR
- a CDS encoding VCBS repeat-containing protein — encoded protein: MHTFITYFSAVILLFSFVGCNESTQKKQIQAPSTPQIKPKFQALSSEKTNIHFTNTIVKETEEMNCFNFFNMYNGGGVAIGDINNDGMADIYFTGNQVDNKLYLNMGNLTFKDITSKAQVSGKKEWTTGVTMADVNGDGWLDIYVCQSGGQNSSDMKNLLFINNQDLTFTESAEKYGLADAARSNHAAFFDYDHDGDLDIYILNHPIGFGDYISTRLQKAKNPSDLETDKLFRNDGNHFTEVTNQAGIRNYGFGLSISPADYNNDGWIDLFIANDYSEPDHLYINNGNGTFTDSIHQQMKHISQFSMGSSANDINNDGLTDLLVLDMMAEDNKRKKTNMQGMDIQAFYTNYALGRHLQYMQNVLQLNRGNGQFSDIGELAGVSNTDWSWSPLICDLDNDGWKDIYITNGIKRDLRNNDFQKSISKYSSKDIIQQFKELQSQMPSVPIDNYVYQNNQDLTFTKKESNWGLNYKGFSNGAAYADFDNDGDLDLVVNNMDTEALIFENTTKSTNFLRVKLEGADLNKWGIGAKITLITGDHMQHNILTTNHGFLSSSEPIAHFGLGKISKVDSLIIDWPNSKQSVYVNPKINGLLTIKYEDIQNPKTHSNSELNFSFQDIISKSQIDFVHQEEFYEDYDREILLPHRYSQNGPFITVGDVNGDGLEDFFVGGASKQSGKLFIQKVNGSFVQASSQPWQQHKDQEDMGVSFIDIDNDQDLDLYVASGSNEWPENSPMYQDRIYVNDGQGNYQHDPTLLPENFTSTSAIAVADFDQDGDQDIFIGGRITPGKYPYTPKSYLLINQNGKFTDQTQSLAPELSNLGMVTEAIWADYDQDQDLDLVLSGEWMPITIMKNESGKLSNITPTTSLNNYTGWWYSIAVGDFDNDGDMDFIGGNLGLNSKYQTQDGPLEVYAGDLDHNNSHDIILGYYSENQCYPLRGRTCSSQQMPSISKRIPTYDAFGNSSLSDVYGKELDNAFHKKVNWLATSYFENMGNDSFAIHQLPSLVQLSVTNKIIPYDLNRDGNLDLIIGGNMYSAEIETARHDASYGLVLIGSGNGQFIPIENYDSHLNLDGDIKDIDFIHDQNQNIQIIATRNNAPLLLQKILTE